Within Deltaproteobacteria bacterium, the genomic segment TTTCACCTTCCCCTGCTGCTTGTCCTTGGTCTTGATGAGCTGTCGGCGCACATCTCCGAAAGCCTCGGTGACGGCGGTCTGCAGGCGTTCACGAATGTCCCCTTCTCCAAGCTCGTGCCTCCCGACAAGCTCTTTTCCCGGGGGAAGCCGTACAACGACCCGGACGCGGTACGGAGCGCCGGAGCGCTGATGCTCCTGGAGCTTTTCCACGGCAACCCGGCAGCTGATAATGCCGGGATGGATCTCGTCGAGTTTGTTGACCTTTTCGAGAATGCGCGCCTCGATCTCGTCGTTCTTTTCCAACCCGCGAAAGGTGATTTCAGGTGGTGTTTCCATTTGAGATTGTCCTTTCAACCGAGATGTTAGAATGGTTTCCCAATGTTCTTAGGCTACTTCTTGGGTCCGCAAATCGACCCGTTCTGCGGGCGGTTCGGCACTCTCAAACCGCCTTTTGAATCAGGGCGTCCCTTAACTATAGGCAACGCTGAAATCGAATGAAATACGGTCGATGCGGTATTTAATACAGGCGAAGGGAGTATGCAGCAGAAATATGGGAGGGCCAGTAAGGGTGCTCATGACGCTTTTTGGCGGTTTAGAATGGCGTCGATGTTTCTCTGGGCCCAGTCATCAACTCTCCGTTCGTTCTCAACGTAGTTGATGACCCTGTGCGAGATGCGCCTTCCTTCCAGTAAGGCCGTCACAGCCTTATCTCCGGCGTCTTTCAACTTCAAAGGGTTTATGTAAACAATTCCGTCTACCTCTCCAAAGCCTTTCTGCTTGAGCACCCTCGACGCACCGCTCGTGCTCAAGACCAGGATACCTCGATCCTTTGGGCGTTTGTACTTTTGTGAGAGCATATATTCAAAGGCCACCAGGTTCATGCCATCTTCAAGGGGCGTGGCGAGCATGACGTCGATCTCCTTCATAAACCGATAATTCTGGGGAGGTAACATCCCCGTGTCGATGCGGGTAATAGGGGAACCAGGCATTTTCGCATTCATTTTCGAGACGGCTTCCTCCAGGACCGTGTTGAGATGCTGATAGTCCGGACTGTCAGACCTGCTCGGCGCCGTGACCTGGTAAAACCTCGCATCCATTCGCGAGTTAGTAAGACTATTATACGCATTGAAGAATATGTTCATTCTTTCGACCAGCCCCTTGGTATAATCGCGCCGCTCGATGCCTCCAAAAATACGGCGCCCAGCTTTTCTGTCCGTGTCGATCCTTTCATAAAGATCGTTATTCCCGAATCG encodes:
- a CDS encoding HPF/RaiA family ribosome-associated protein, coding for METPPEITFRGLEKNDEIEARILEKVNKLDEIHPGIISCRVAVEKLQEHQRSGAPYRVRVVVRLPPGKELVGRHELGEGDIRERLQTAVTEAFGDVRRQLIKTKDKQQGKVKAPPDQELIGYVVRLFRDEGYGFIRTTEGREIYFHQHAVLHDDFQRLEIGTGVRYFPSEGDEGPQASTVQVVDKTGSRVSKVEEPQIEPPAGVSP
- a CDS encoding trehalose-6-phosphate synthase, yielding MDTDRKAGRRIFGGIERRDYTKGLVERMNIFFNAYNSLTNSRMDARFYQVTAPSRSDSPDYQHLNTVLEEAVSKMNAKMPGSPITRIDTGMLPPQNYRFMKEIDVMLATPLEDGMNLVAFEYMLSQKYKRPKDRGILVLSTSGASRVLKQKGFGEVDGIVYINPLKLKDAGDKAVTALLEGRRISHRVINYVENERRVDDWAQRNIDAILNRQKAS